From one Thalassospira lucentensis genomic stretch:
- a CDS encoding TolC family protein — protein MMQWVLIFLTILLFLPETVMSETQGSVFNEPQSEETSLTLADAVFLGVRDNRTIKSAYIDRVIQKFDLRVAEDQFTPQMNVSGEVARSRIGNAENTAFDVSPGVTLETRTGAVFNFIWNNQAELDEGSRTLTSALEVGAEQPLLRGAGSDVVTAPLRQARLGEKVNQLRLKATIAETVGNIIFAHRDLLLAQEELALVQNAVSRAEDLLNINRTLIASGRMAAMDAVQTEADLEAQKLRLLQVRQRREMARIALLDLLNLELGSNIAAIEAPTPQKVDSSDIDNLLRIALDKRQDYLGQLLVVQQSRLGVVIAENEQLWDISLFGRGRLGREWVDDRSNDNISDVTAGLRFSIPVNDLSRRQRLVQADTSQKSAELQLMNIRAGIEAQVRTSSSEVDLLWRQLTVAKRSHELASQAIEIEKMKLNAGRSTTFQVRLLEDSLRQSENQLLAARIGYLNALTRLDLQLGTTLDTWQIVLSD, from the coding sequence ATGATGCAGTGGGTTTTGATTTTTTTGACGATACTGCTGTTTTTGCCCGAAACGGTAATGAGTGAAACGCAGGGAAGCGTTTTCAATGAGCCTCAGTCTGAGGAAACATCGCTTACGTTGGCAGATGCTGTCTTTCTGGGGGTGCGGGACAATAGAACTATAAAAAGTGCCTATATTGATCGTGTCATTCAGAAATTCGATCTCCGTGTAGCAGAAGACCAGTTTACGCCGCAAATGAACGTATCGGGCGAGGTTGCCAGAAGTCGTATCGGAAACGCGGAGAATACAGCGTTCGATGTTTCGCCCGGTGTTACGCTCGAAACCAGAACAGGAGCTGTTTTTAATTTTATCTGGAACAATCAAGCGGAGCTTGATGAAGGAAGTCGAACACTTACCTCGGCACTTGAGGTCGGCGCAGAGCAACCGCTTTTGCGAGGGGCGGGTTCCGATGTTGTGACAGCACCGCTGCGTCAGGCCCGTTTGGGGGAGAAGGTCAATCAGTTACGACTGAAGGCGACCATAGCCGAAACAGTTGGAAATATTATCTTTGCCCATCGGGATTTGCTGCTTGCGCAGGAAGAATTGGCACTTGTGCAAAATGCAGTTTCACGTGCTGAAGACTTATTGAATATCAACCGCACTCTTATCGCATCCGGGCGGATGGCGGCAATGGATGCCGTCCAGACCGAGGCCGATCTGGAGGCGCAAAAGCTCAGACTCCTACAAGTTCGTCAGAGACGCGAAATGGCCCGTATTGCCTTGCTTGATCTTCTTAATCTTGAATTAGGCAGCAATATCGCCGCTATTGAAGCGCCCACACCTCAAAAGGTCGATAGCAGCGATATAGACAATCTGCTTCGTATTGCTCTTGATAAAAGGCAGGATTATCTGGGCCAGCTTCTTGTTGTTCAGCAGAGCCGCCTTGGCGTGGTTATTGCCGAGAATGAGCAGCTTTGGGATATCTCGTTATTCGGGCGGGGGCGATTGGGACGAGAGTGGGTGGATGATCGTTCAAATGATAATATTTCTGATGTGACGGCTGGATTAAGGTTTTCCATTCCGGTTAACGATCTTTCCAGGCGCCAGAGGCTGGTGCAGGCGGACACCAGTCAAAAAAGCGCGGAACTGCAATTGATGAATATTCGTGCTGGTATTGAAGCCCAAGTTCGGACGAGTTCTTCCGAAGTTGATCTTTTGTGGCGACAGCTTACGGTTGCCAAGCGTTCACATGAGCTAGCCTCGCAGGCCATCGAAATTGAAAAAATGAAATTGAATGCCGGGCGGTCGACAACCTTTCAGGTTCGCTTGCTGGAAGACAGTTTGCGCCAGAGTGAGAACCAGTTGCTTGCAGCGCGAATTGGATATTTGAACGCCTTGACCAGACTTGATCTGCAGTTGGGAACAACACTTGATACCTGGCAAATTGTACTAAGTGATTGA